The genome window CAATGTGACGTCATTTTCGTCAATTAATTGGTAGTTACGAGTTGGTATTGGGTCTTGCCAAATAAGTACTTCCGCAGGCACTTCAGGGCCTAGATAACGGGCAATTGGTCCCATATCACGGTGGGTTAATTTAAACCATGCACGGGCAAACGCATCCGCAAACACATCTGGGTTTTCATGAAAACGTCTAGCAATAGGCTCGTAAATAGGATCAAATCTCAAGGCAAGATCGGTCGTAAGCATTGTTGGCGCGTGGCGTAATGCTGGGTTATGCGCATCAGGAACAGAGTCTGCTCCCATTCCGTGTTTAGGCTTCCATTGGTGCGCTCCGGCTGGACTTTTGGATAATTCCCATTCGTAGCCAAATAGATTCCAAAAAAAGTTATTACTCCATTTAGTAGGTGTTGTTGTCCAGGCACCTTCCAGTCCGCTGCTTATCGTATGCTCACCATGTCCCGATCCAAAACTGTTTTTCCATCCAAGCCCCTGCTCTTCAATGATTGCTCCCGCCGGTTCCGGTCCTACATATTCATTTGGGTCTGCCGCACCATGCGTTTTACCAAAAGTATGTCCTCCAGCAATAAGTGCCACGGTTTCCTCATCATTCATTGCCATACGGGCGAAGGTTTCCCGAATATCTTTTGCAGCCGCAACAGGATCAGGATTTCCATTTGGTCCTTCTGGATTTACATAAATTAATCCCATTTGTACAGCGGCCAATGGATTTTCCAGTTCACGCTCACCACTGTAACGTTTATCTCCAAGCCACTCTCCTTCGGAACCCCAGTAAATATCAATATTTGGTTCCCAAACATCGGCACGCCCCCCGCCAAAACCGAAAGTTTTTAAACCCATTGATTCCAGTGCACAATTTCCGGCAAGAATCATCAGGTCTGCCCAAGAAACTTTTTTGCCATACTTCTGTTTAATCGGCCACAACAGCAGGCGCGCTTTATCCAGATTGACATTATCCGGCCAGCTGTTGAGCGGAGCAAAACGCTGTGTTCCTGCTCCGCCTCCGCCACGTCCGTCAGCAATACGGTACGTACCCGCACTGTGCCACGCCATACGGATAAAGAAAGGTCCATAATGACCATAATCAGCCGGCCACCAGTCCTGCGAATCAGTCATTAATGCAAAAAGATCTTTTTTTACAGCAGCCAGATCAAGGCTTTTAAACTCTTCAGCATAATTGAAATCTTCACCCATCGGATTGGAATGCGAAGAGTGCTGACGCAGAACATTTAAATTTAACTGATCAGGCCACCAGTTATGATTTCTTGGTTTTGGAGTGGCATTTTGCTGTGTGCCTGCTCCCGAAAATGGACATTTGCCTTCACCGCTGACCGGATTGACACTTGAGGATTCATGATTTGTATTATTTTCCATAATGTAATGATTTTTAAAAACTTAGACTAATTTACCAAAATTATTTTTATCCTAATTATTTTTTCTATAGATAAAAATTATAGTTACACTTCAAAATCTTAGTTTAGAATAATTCTGAATTCAGCAGATCTGCTTTTTTATTTGTAACTTCGTTAAGCGTTATATTCATTGATTAAAAATAAAATTAACCATGAAAATTAATTTTAAATCCGTTGACGAATACATTCAGACATTCCCAAAAGACATTCAGGTTCTTCTGGAAAATGTTCGCAACGCCATTACAAAAAATGCGCCGGAAGCCGCTGAAAGCATTTCCTATGGAATGCCTGCCTATAAAATTTATGGAAAGCCCTTGGTCTATTTTGCAGGCTATAAAAACCACATCGGATTTTATGCCACGCCAACGGGACACAAAGAATTTTCTAATGAGCTTTCTAATTACAAACAAGGAAAAGGTTCCGTTCAGTTTCCTGTTGACCATCCCATTCCTTACTGGCTGATTGAACAAATTGTTATTTTTAGGGTGAAAGAGAATGAAGCTCGAAAAGATTCTAAGTTGCTGAAGAGCTAAATTTCTAAGATATTGAGAAAAGACTCTAAGTTACTGAGATGCTAAGTTTCTAAGATTTTTTAAAACTATTTTACTTAACGTCAGTTCTTAATATAATTTTCAAAAAAACTTTTCCCATTTTCTAAAAATCTCCTGGAACTGACAATTACTTAGTATCTTAGCATCTCAGAAACTTAGAAACTAAAAAAATGCACAATGCCAAATCAATCCGACCGTTTATAGGTTCCAAAAACTTTGAAATTTCACGAAGTTTTTATCAGGACTTAGGTTTTAATGAAATTATATTGGCACCTAATTTTTCTTATTTTGAAACCAAGGGAATTGGATTCTATCTGCAGGATGCCTATGTCAAAGACTGGATTGACAATACAATGCTTTTTTTAGAAGTCGATGATGTCAAACAATTTTGGATTAAGCTTTTGGAACTGAATTTAACTGTCAAATATGAAAATGTAAAATTAGTGCCCATTCGAGAAATGCCTTGGGGCAGAGAATGTTTGATTCATGATCCGTCTGGTATTCTTTGGCATATTGGCGAGTTTAATGAATAGAAAATTACCTTTATAAATACTAAAAAAGACAAAATTGAAATGCGATGAGAAAACAATTTGGTGCAAAACCTAAAAAATCTGATATTGAAAAATATGCTGAGTCAAAGTACTGGAATGGAAAAATCTTCGAAAATTTAGAAATTACCAAAATGAATATCAGCATTCAGACGCTGCCCAAATTATTATACAAACAATTTTGTAAAAAAGAAAGCAGAGAACCTCAGAATGCTCTACCCATTGTCCCATTTAATAAAGAACTGTTTCTTGAACCTCATCCGTCGATGCGAAGCATTTGGTATGGACATTCGGCAGTATTGATGCGGTTAGCCGGCAAAAC of Flavobacterium marginilacus contains these proteins:
- the katG gene encoding catalase/peroxidase HPI, producing MENNTNHESSSVNPVSGEGKCPFSGAGTQQNATPKPRNHNWWPDQLNLNVLRQHSSHSNPMGEDFNYAEEFKSLDLAAVKKDLFALMTDSQDWWPADYGHYGPFFIRMAWHSAGTYRIADGRGGGGAGTQRFAPLNSWPDNVNLDKARLLLWPIKQKYGKKVSWADLMILAGNCALESMGLKTFGFGGGRADVWEPNIDIYWGSEGEWLGDKRYSGERELENPLAAVQMGLIYVNPEGPNGNPDPVAAAKDIRETFARMAMNDEETVALIAGGHTFGKTHGAADPNEYVGPEPAGAIIEEQGLGWKNSFGSGHGEHTISSGLEGAWTTTPTKWSNNFFWNLFGYEWELSKSPAGAHQWKPKHGMGADSVPDAHNPALRHAPTMLTTDLALRFDPIYEPIARRFHENPDVFADAFARAWFKLTHRDMGPIARYLGPEVPAEVLIWQDPIPTRNYQLIDENDVTLLKTKIADLGLSVSQLVSTAWASASTFRGSDKRGGANGARIRLAPQKDWKVNNPEQLAKVLEKLEGLKNEFNTAQSDGRQVSIADLIVLAGNVGIEKAIQKAGQSVTVPFIPGRTDASQDQTDVESFAVLEPEADGFRNYLKTQYTFLAEELLIDKAQLLTLTPPELTVLLGGLRVLDINFDQSKNGVFTTRPETLTNDFFVNLLDLGNIWKKSADAADVFEGFDRKSGALKWTGTRADLIFGSNSELRALAEVYGSGDSQEKFIQDFVSAWTKVMNLDRFDLV
- a CDS encoding iron chaperone — protein: MKINFKSVDEYIQTFPKDIQVLLENVRNAITKNAPEAAESISYGMPAYKIYGKPLVYFAGYKNHIGFYATPTGHKEFSNELSNYKQGKGSVQFPVDHPIPYWLIEQIVIFRVKENEARKDSKLLKS
- a CDS encoding glyoxalase, translated to MHNAKSIRPFIGSKNFEISRSFYQDLGFNEIILAPNFSYFETKGIGFYLQDAYVKDWIDNTMLFLEVDDVKQFWIKLLELNLTVKYENVKLVPIREMPWGRECLIHDPSGILWHIGEFNE